The Capsicum annuum cultivar UCD-10X-F1 unplaced genomic scaffold, UCD10Xv1.1 ctg1000, whole genome shotgun sequence genome has a window encoding:
- the LOC124890018 gene encoding tryptamine 5-hydroxylase-like yields MDESILQSVLLLALVSFTMYVTFHFYNNQRRRRPLFTPPSPPALPVIGHLHLLTDMPHHTFTQLAHKLGPIIHLQLGQVPTVIISSPQLAELILKTHDHIFASRPQLIAAQYLSFGCSDITFSPYGPYWRQARKICVTELLSSKRVNSFQIIRNEETNRMLRMISTHSHSEAGELDMSQVFFALANDILCRVAFGKRFIDHELKEKKDLVSVLTETQALLAGFCLGDFFPDWEWVNSVSGMKRRLMKNLKDLRAVCEEIIQEHVERKGENSDASSDLVDVLLRVQKRDDLQVPITDDNLKALILDMFVAGTDTSAATLEWTMTELARHPSVLEKAQDEVREIAGNKGKVEESDLQHLHYMKAVIKETMRLHPPVPLLVPRESMEKCTIADYEIPAKTRILINTYAIGMDPESWTNPLDYNPGRFLEEDVDFRGSQDFRFLPFGGGRRGCPGYALGLATIELSLARLLYHFDWKLPAGVAAQDVDLSEIFGLATRKKVALKLVPTINMLYVSEEEEDLQSATL; encoded by the exons ATGGACGAATCAATTCTGCAATCAGTTCTCCTACTAGCACTTGTATCTTTCACCATGTATGTCACCTTTCACTTTTACAACAACCAACGTCGCCGTCGGCCTTTATTCACCCCACCGTCTCCGCCGGCGCTCCCTGTAATCGGTCACCTTCATctcctaaccgacatgccccaccaCACCTTCACCCAACTCGCTCATAAACTCGGCCCGATCATCCACCTTCAACTTGGCCAAGTCCCGACTGTAATCATCTCCTCCCCTCAACTCGCCGAACTCATACTCAAAACCCATGACCACATCTTCGCTAGCCGCCCACAACTCATTGCAGCTCAATACCTCTCCTTCGGTTGCTCTGATATTACTTTTTCCCCTTACGGCCCTTACTGGCGCCAAGCTAGAAAAATCTGCGTCACTGAGTTGTTGAGTTCGAAGCGAGTTAACTCATTCCAGATTATAAGAAATGAGGAAACTAACCGTATGTTACGAATGATCTCCACTCATTCTCACTCCGAGGCGGGTGAACTCGACATGAGTCAGGTTTTCTTCGCTCTCGCGAATGATATTTTGTGCAGGGTGGCGTTCGGGAAGAGATTTATTGATCATGAGTTGAAAGAGAAGAAGGATTTGGTGAGTGTGTTGACGGAGACACAAGCTCTGTTAGCGGGGTTTTGTTTGGGGGATTTTTTCCCCGATTGGGAATGGGTTAACTCAGTGAGTGGTATGAAGAGGAGATTGATGAAGAACTTGAAAGATTTAAGAGCGGTGTGCGAGGAGATTATACAAGAGCATGTAGAAAGGAAGGGTGAAAATAGCGATGCTTCATCAGACTTAGTTGACGTATTGCTGAGAGTTCAGAAAAGAGATGATCTCCAAGTGCCCATCACTGACGACAACCTTAAAGCTCTTATTCTG GATATGTTTGTCGCTGGAACAGATACATCAGCAGCTACACTGGAATGGACAATGACAGAGTTGGCTAGGCATCCAAGTGTTTTAGAAAAAGCACAAGATGAAGTTAGGGAGATTGCAGGTAATAAAGGAAAAGTAGAAGAATCTGATCTTCAACACCTTCACTACATGAAAGCAGTAATAAAGGAGACAATGCGACTACACCCCCCTGTCCCCCTTCTAGTACCTCGAGAATCCATGGAGAAATGCACAATCGCTGACTATGAAATACCTGCAAAAACTAGGATACTAATCAACACCTATGCCATTGGAATGGATCCAGAGTCATGGACCAATCCTCTGGACTACAATCCTGGAAGGTTTCTTGAGGAGGACGTTGATTTCAGGGGATCACAAGATTTCAGGTTCCTACCATTTGGAGGGGGGAGAAGAGGTTGCCCAGGTTACGCCCTTGGTTTAGCTACTATTGAGCTCTCATTAGCTCGTTTGTTGTATCACTTTGATTGGAAATTGCCTGCCGGAGTAGCAGCTCAAGATGTGGACTTGTCGGAGATTTTTGGATTGGCTACTAGGAAAAAAGTGGCTCTAAAGCTTGTTCCAACCATCAACATGCTCTATGTGTCCGAAGAAGAGGAGGATCTGCAGTCAGCTACTCTCTGA